From one Gemmatimonadota bacterium genomic stretch:
- the hemC gene encoding hydroxymethylbilane synthase: protein MKLRMGTRGSRLALTQSRWVADRLEKRSGAEIELVTIRTSGDVLQDHPLSEIGGQGIFTKELDSALLEGRVDLAVHSLKDLPTESPPGLSIGAIPEREDARDVIIASEGSGATLLTLPAGARIGTSSLRRMALVRASRPDLWVEDIRGNVETRIRRVDEGEFDAIVLAAAGVRRLGLAGRISEFLEAGSWLPAPGQGALAIVVRSEDRAGAGWLQPLDHEPTRAATEAERALLHALGAGCRLPVAALGLPFDGEIRLRGLVASPDGRRLVRAEATGLAGSSVALGEHVAARLLERGADLLLGALQLPEREGDR, encoded by the coding sequence ATGAAGCTCCGGATGGGAACACGTGGGTCGCGGCTCGCCCTGACGCAGAGCCGGTGGGTGGCCGATCGCCTGGAGAAGCGATCGGGCGCCGAGATCGAGCTCGTGACGATCCGAACCTCCGGGGACGTCCTCCAGGACCACCCCCTCTCCGAGATCGGCGGCCAGGGGATCTTCACGAAGGAGCTGGACTCGGCGCTCCTCGAAGGACGCGTCGACCTCGCGGTTCACTCGCTCAAGGACCTCCCCACCGAATCTCCACCCGGGCTTTCCATCGGAGCCATCCCCGAGCGCGAGGACGCGCGGGACGTCATCATCGCCTCGGAGGGGAGCGGCGCGACGCTCCTCACCCTTCCGGCCGGCGCGAGGATCGGAACCAGCTCCCTCCGGCGGATGGCGCTCGTCCGCGCGTCTCGCCCGGACCTTTGGGTCGAAGACATTCGCGGCAATGTCGAGACGCGGATCCGGCGCGTGGATGAAGGGGAGTTCGACGCGATCGTCCTCGCCGCGGCCGGGGTGCGGCGGCTGGGCCTCGCGGGCCGGATCTCGGAGTTCCTGGAGGCGGGGAGCTGGCTCCCCGCTCCCGGCCAGGGAGCGCTCGCGATCGTGGTGCGATCCGAGGATCGGGCCGGAGCCGGCTGGCTCCAGCCGCTGGACCACGAGCCGACGCGCGCGGCCACGGAAGCCGAGCGGGCCCTCCTCCATGCGCTCGGGGCGGGTTGCCGACTCCCGGTGGCCGCCCTGGGTCTCCCCTTCGACGGTGAAATTCGGCTGCGTGGACTCGTGGCCTCGCCCGATGGGCGACGGTTGGTGCGCGCGGAGGCCACGGGGCTCGCGGGTTCGTCGGTGGCGCTGGGGGAGCACGTCGCCGCCCGCCTCCTCGAACGCGGCGCCGACCTTCTCCTGGGGGCGCTTCAGCTGCCGGAAAGGGAAGGGGATCGTTGA
- a CDS encoding LptE family protein, whose protein sequence is MSRRTRRISGTWGSKAPGILGLFFACALAGCNYTFQAGAGLPNHVQTLAVIPFENETDRFELTEELHQRLVDQLPRSFGVRTGGEDFAEAVVRGRILRYSVDTPQYRPDPSGGLGAQIIERQVLLTVEVQVIDQVNNLILWENSALAERGEFLEESQFEEDGRELAITRIVQSIIDGLQSNW, encoded by the coding sequence ATGTCGAGACGTACCCGTCGGATATCTGGGACCTGGGGCTCTAAAGCCCCCGGGATCCTGGGCCTCTTCTTCGCCTGCGCCCTCGCGGGGTGCAACTACACCTTTCAGGCGGGTGCGGGGCTTCCCAACCATGTCCAAACGCTCGCGGTCATCCCCTTCGAAAACGAGACGGACCGGTTCGAGCTGACCGAGGAGTTGCATCAGCGGCTCGTGGACCAGCTCCCGCGAAGCTTCGGGGTCCGGACGGGAGGCGAAGACTTCGCTGAAGCGGTCGTGCGTGGACGAATCCTTCGTTACAGCGTGGACACCCCGCAATACCGCCCCGACCCCAGCGGTGGCCTGGGAGCGCAAATCATCGAGCGCCAGGTCCTCCTCACGGTCGAGGTCCAGGTGATTGACCAGGTCAACAACTTGATTCTCTGGGAAAACTCCGCACTCGCGGAACGCGGGGAGTTCCTCGAGGAGTCACAGTTCGAAGAGGACGGCCGCGAGCTCGCGATCACCCGGATCGTCCAGTCGATCATAGACGGCCTTCAGTCCAACTGGTGA
- a CDS encoding UDP-2,3-diacylglucosamine diphosphatase translates to MPSQAVYVASDAHLGAAPTELEAAFLRWLEFAGERAGLLLINGDLFDFWFEWGTVIPRGHTRVLGLLARIVDSGVPVHLLGGNHDWWGGSYLTDEVGLIFHPGPVHLDLAGRRALVAHGDGLGGGDLRYRMLKRVLRSRVSRRAFRWLHPDWGTAIARGVSRTEVATTGPVDAHRRRSEFLEKWARDRLLEDPDIDLVLLGHTHIPMRVEVAPGRFYLNSGDWVRSGTYLVIEEGVPPVLESWER, encoded by the coding sequence ATGCCTTCCCAGGCCGTCTACGTGGCATCCGACGCGCACCTCGGCGCCGCGCCAACCGAGCTGGAAGCGGCCTTCCTCCGGTGGCTCGAGTTCGCCGGGGAGCGGGCAGGGCTCCTCCTGATCAACGGCGACCTTTTCGACTTCTGGTTCGAGTGGGGAACCGTCATTCCCCGGGGGCACACGCGGGTCCTGGGGCTCCTCGCCCGCATCGTGGATTCCGGAGTTCCGGTCCATCTCCTGGGGGGCAACCACGACTGGTGGGGCGGGTCGTACCTGACCGACGAAGTGGGCCTCATCTTCCATCCCGGACCGGTCCACCTCGACCTCGCCGGGCGGCGCGCCCTCGTGGCGCACGGGGACGGTCTAGGCGGGGGTGACCTGAGGTACCGCATGCTGAAACGGGTCCTGCGAAGCCGCGTCAGCCGCAGGGCATTTCGGTGGCTGCATCCCGACTGGGGCACCGCGATCGCCCGCGGAGTGTCGCGAACCGAGGTGGCCACGACCGGTCCTGTGGACGCACATCGCAGGCGATCGGAATTTCTCGAAAAGTGGGCGCGGGACCGCCTCCTCGAAGACCCGGACATCGATCTCGTCCTCCTCGGGCACACGCACATTCCCATGCGCGTGGAGGTCGCCCCCGGACGGTTCTACCTAAATTCGGGCGACTGGGTCAGGAGCGGCACCTACCTCGTCATCGAGGAGGGTGTACCGCCGGTCCTCGAAAGCTGGGAGCGCTGA